Proteins encoded in a region of the Campylobacter geochelonis genome:
- a CDS encoding molybdopterin molybdotransferase MoeA encodes MFQSYEESLEILKKHTTEWNRVEKVVLTEALGRILATDIVAKENYPSHETSAMDGYACRFCDFDGVENAELKLLGDVPAGALKNVKLGKNECIKTFTGSLMCEDSDTLVPIENVLVKDGVVKITNPVKRGFAVRKVGESYKKDEVLITKGTKLSYSEIALLAELGEYHISVFIKPKIAVLSTGSEIKDLGEALEHEAQIRSSNHVAIASMAKLMGCEARILPIVKDEPNLVKEAIINGLQGCDILITTGGVSVGDYDFVKGALNQNCEVIINGAAIKPGRHIKVAKFNDKFIFALPGFPYSAMVMCVLYVRVLLDSFFGSKSHEINAVLSEDYKKKSPFLEFVACNIEVNQNGVVTANLKGKKDGSSAIVNNLNSEAALLIVPLELDGYKKGDVVKILKMV; translated from the coding sequence ATGTTTCAATCATATGAAGAAAGCTTAGAAATTCTTAAAAAACACACCACCGAGTGGAATAGAGTTGAAAAAGTCGTGCTTACAGAGGCTCTTGGTCGGATTTTAGCTACAGATATCGTAGCAAAAGAAAACTACCCATCTCACGAAACTTCAGCTATGGATGGATATGCTTGTAGGTTTTGTGATTTTGATGGCGTAGAAAACGCAGAGCTTAAACTTCTTGGCGATGTTCCTGCTGGAGCTTTAAAAAATGTTAAGCTAGGAAAAAACGAGTGCATTAAAACCTTCACCGGCTCTTTGATGTGTGAAGACTCAGACACGCTCGTGCCTATAGAAAACGTTTTAGTTAAAGATGGCGTAGTTAAAATAACAAATCCAGTTAAGCGCGGTTTTGCCGTTAGAAAAGTTGGCGAAAGCTATAAAAAAGATGAAGTTTTAATAACCAAAGGAACAAAGCTTAGCTACTCCGAAATCGCCCTTTTAGCAGAGCTTGGCGAGTATCATATAAGCGTTTTTATAAAGCCAAAAATAGCCGTTTTAAGCACTGGAAGCGAGATAAAAGATCTTGGCGAAGCGCTTGAACACGAAGCGCAAATCAGAAGCTCAAACCACGTTGCTATCGCATCTATGGCAAAACTTATGGGGTGTGAGGCGCGGATTTTACCTATCGTAAAAGATGAGCCAAATTTAGTTAAAGAAGCGATAATAAATGGCTTACAAGGGTGCGATATCTTAATCACAACCGGTGGAGTTAGCGTTGGCGACTATGACTTTGTAAAAGGCGCGTTAAACCAAAACTGCGAAGTTATCATAAACGGCGCTGCTATCAAACCGGGTCGCCATATAAAAGTAGCTAAATTTAATGATAAATTTATATTTGCGCTTCCTGGTTTTCCATACTCAGCGATGGTTATGTGCGTTTTGTATGTCAGAGTCTTGCTTGATAGCTTTTTTGGCTCCAAAAGCCACGAGATAAACGCGGTTTTAAGCGAGGATTATAAGAAAAAATCGCCATTTTTAGAATTTGTCGCTTGCAACATAGAAGTAAACCAAAACGGCGTTGTTACGGCAAATTTAAAAGGTAAAAAAGATGGCTCAAGCGCTATTGTAAATAACCTAAATAGCGAGGCTGCCTTGCTTATCGTGCCACTTGAGTTAGATGGATATAAAAAGGGTGATGTGGTTAAAATCTTAAAAATGGTTTAA
- a CDS encoding bile acid:sodium symporter family protein codes for MKNLAFPITVVGLTVLAFFVPSLFVGLKGYITPLLMLIMLGMGLTLEFEDFYKVIKKKKALVAGVCLQFIIMPFLAFILAKILGFSNELTIGMMLVGAAAGGTSSNVITYLAKGDVALSVSMTFASTLLSIGLMPFLTWIYIGEKIDVPAMDMFISLVKIILIPIGLGVVINRFFSKFVSKISAVLPIISMGGIVFIVAIVVALNHKNIQTVGAWIFVAVILHNICGYLLGYIAAKALKFDEKTARTIGIEVGMQNSGLSVALAIKYFTPLSALPGAIFSVWHNISGSLLASYWSSKKV; via the coding sequence ATGAAAAATTTAGCATTTCCTATCACAGTCGTTGGACTAACTGTTTTGGCGTTTTTTGTTCCCTCTTTGTTTGTTGGTTTAAAGGGTTATATCACTCCACTTTTAATGCTTATCATGCTTGGCATGGGACTTACGCTTGAATTTGAGGATTTTTATAAAGTCATTAAAAAGAAAAAAGCCTTAGTGGCTGGAGTTTGTCTTCAGTTTATCATCATGCCATTTTTGGCGTTTATCCTTGCAAAAATACTTGGCTTTTCAAACGAACTAACCATAGGTATGATGTTAGTTGGCGCCGCAGCTGGTGGGACTAGCTCAAATGTTATCACATATCTTGCCAAAGGCGATGTTGCGCTTTCTGTTAGTATGACTTTTGCTTCGACTCTGCTTTCGATTGGGCTAATGCCTTTTTTAACATGGATTTACATCGGCGAAAAGATAGATGTGCCGGCTATGGATATGTTTATAAGCCTTGTTAAAATCATCTTAATCCCCATAGGTTTAGGCGTTGTTATCAACAGATTTTTTTCTAAATTTGTTAGCAAAATCTCTGCCGTGCTACCAATTATCTCTATGGGTGGGATTGTTTTTATCGTTGCTATCGTCGTAGCGCTTAACCATAAAAACATCCAAACCGTTGGCGCTTGGATATTTGTAGCTGTTATCTTACACAACATTTGTGGGTATTTGCTAGGATACATAGCGGCAAAAGCGTTAAAATTTGATGAAAAAACTGCTAGGACTATAGGCATCGAAGTCGGTATGCAAAACTCTGGGCTAAGCGTTGCTTTGGCTATTAAGTATTTTACGCCTTTAAGTGCGCTACCAGGCGCGATATTTAGCGTGTGGCATAACATCTCAGGCTCGCTTCTTGCATCTTACTGGAGCTCTAAAAAGGTATAA